AACGTCACGTGACTAAACAGTAAAATAGATAAAATAATGAGGTATGTACCGATAAGCTGCCGCGTCACTAAAGGAGGCATTTCTCTTTTCCAAATAATATAAACAGATAGAATAACCATTCCGATTAAACACAGCATATACCATTCGCCAATAAATAAGCGTACCACGAGTACAAGAGCCTGTCCTACAGCACCGAGTCCTGCCATGGCAATTAACGTTAACGCTAATAAAAATAATCCAATAAGCTCAAAGCGCAATATGCGTTTCCATTCATCCTTTTTTATTTGACCTCTTCGTTTTTTCTTTGCCATTTTTCCACTCCAATCAACGTCCAACACCCTATGTTGATTTTGTTTCTTTTATCAGTTGAATAAAAAAGCAGCCAATACAGCGGCTGCCTTCTTCGTCATATTCATTATACCATATTCACCATAATTATACTGAAATCCTTACGACAAAATTTGACCAGGATAATAATTTTCATTCAAATAATCTTGAGGATTCGTGCTTAAAACCCTCACAATTTGCTGTTGTTTTTGTTCATTTTCTTCAACGATAACCGGGATTCCATTATGATTAATAAGCTTTGGCTGAGATTGTTCTTGATGATAAGACTGCTGAAAAATCAGTTCTTGTGGCATCATTGTATATAAAATCATTGCAGCAGCTGCTCCTCATTCTGACGTCCTTGCTCAATCAGTTCATTCAATTTTTTGATTGCTTGAGCAACTCCGCCTACTTCGTTAATTAACCCGTATGAAACAGCATCTCCGCCAACTACATTTGTCCCGATATCACGCGTTAAGTTCCCTTTTGAAAACATAAGTTCTTTAAACTTTTCTTCTGAAATATGAGAGTGTTCTCTCACAAAGTTAATCACGCGCTCTTGCATTTTATCTAAGTATTCGAATGTTTGCGGTACACCAATAACAAGACCCGTTAAGCGAATGGGATGAATGGTCATGGTCGCTGTACCGGCAATATACGAATAATCAGTTGAAACCGCAATTGGAACACCGATTGAATGTCCGCCTCCTAGCACAATGGACACAGAAGGCTTGGATAACGAAGCGATCATTTCCGCAATG
The genomic region above belongs to Priestia megaterium and contains:
- a CDS encoding YlzJ-like family protein; amino-acid sequence: MILYTMMPQELIFQQSYHQEQSQPKLINHNGIPVIVEENEQKQQQIVRVLSTNPQDYLNENYYPGQILS
- a CDS encoding ClpP family protease — its product is MFENNERLHSDEAPQQPNKNEESKGGILDKIQQLGQTNVAQLPQDSNIHCLTIVGQIEGHMQLPPQNKTTKYEHVIPQIVAIEQNPKIEGLLIILNTVGGDVEAGLAIAEMIASLSKPSVSIVLGGGHSIGVPIAVSTDYSYIAGTATMTIHPIRLTGLVIGVPQTFEYLDKMQERVINFVREHSHISEEKFKELMFSKGNLTRDIGTNVVGGDAVSYGLINEVGGVAQAIKKLNELIEQGRQNEEQLLQ